Below is a window of Quercus robur chromosome 6, dhQueRobu3.1, whole genome shotgun sequence DNA.
TTGCCAACTTGATCCAAAATAAATCAAGAAATATCTAAATAGAACAACCAAATTTCCAAATTAAGCTTCGTCACCAAATGCAacttaaattatcaaattaggTACTGACAGGATTATTTGCAGCAACCCCGCCATCAATGAGATCAAAACTGCGAGTTTTTTCCTCTGCATTTTTTGTCTCGAAATAGTGTGCTGGAAGAAAAGTGGGTGCTGCAGAGGTGCCGATGCAAATATCTGCTAGCCTAGCGTTCTTCAATTCATTTAGCTTTGCCTGTACAAATGATTATAACGGTTGAGACCATGTAATGGCCAATTGGCCATAATTCCAACACCACtttatttaaaagttttaacaggtaagtttatgttcaattatGTAATCCCaatatcacttttttcttttctttttttatgcaaGACTTTCACCAatagaaaaaagtttttctcCAAGCTTCATGacatgacatggctattaaagacgttattttaattatataactttttaaatgaatcatatgacttatttaaatataatatacataaataatcatataaatttttactttaaaaaaaagatagcTTGAAACTAGTTTGAAGCCAAACCATTACTTATCTCGTGTGTgtatggtttctcaaaaaaaaaataaaaaataaaaaattatctgaGTAAAACTTTGTTTCCACCGATAAGTcttaacatttattattattaaaatgataTGTTCTGATTAATGCATAATGAGAAATGGTGTTAGCAATAAAATCAGAGaaaagtaatattattataattacaaaattttgtaagagatATTGTAAGCATATATAGTATTACTCGACTTCCACTCACAAGCATATATATAACACTTTCAAGTACACTTATTTTTGTCATACTCATACATCATTGGTCGAAAAGATCACTGGCTGAAGGAGTTTGATATCAAAGGTTGGAATGATCACATCTGTTAGAGTCTGTTTCACAGTTAGGTTGCCAAGTAGCCCGTTTGTCAATGACCGCAGGTACTTCCCATCATACTTGGGCCCCACCACCGCACCAAACAAGCTTGTCACTGAACTCACAAAATTTTTCTGCCTGCTTCCATGGAATCAACTTTAATGGAAAATATATACCTTTTTTGAATTCccttaaaaattgtaaaaactgaaacaaattaaaggctttttttttggtattgtgaTTTCATTGAGATTTACCTGCTCTGGGGAAAAATTTTGGGACAGTTCTCCAAATAGAAGTTGATGATGTCCTTTGCAGCATACATGGGCCGTTTGTCTTTGTCTGGAGCTGTAAGCATGGCTGTTACTAGCCCACCTGTACTTGTTCCTGCAACTACGTCGAAATAATCTGCAATTCTTGCATTGGGCCCGTCGAATTCCTAAACATAATATAGAGATACACAGAAATtataacaaagaaagaagaggtTTATGGCTATGGTTAGTGAAGTATACCTGAAGTTTGGATTCAAGAAAGCCCAAGAGGGTTCCAGGAATAATGCCTCTAATGCCACCACCATCAATGCTCAACACAGTCACCATCTTTCCCTTTGCAAAACCAGTAGCCATCTCTATATTCAAGAGAGCTTTTCGTACTGTAATTCAAGTGTCTTTTAGCAAATTAATGCCAATTAATGTTGTGTATCAAGCACATATAAGATATATCTATAGCCAGATCAACTTCAAGCTAGGATATTTTGTGTGGACTCAAAAGAAGACTTTAAAAGCATTCCATGGCCATtataatcaaaacaaagaaaaaccacTTCAATGGCCCACCCACGTGTGAATACGACCTTATTAATTATCACATCCTTGTCCGTCCTGTCGGCCACCTTTGTTGATAAGTTTGTTGGCCTTATTGCTCTCATGATCGGATAGAGTAATTATTAAGTACTTTTATAATagggaaattacattttatttatttgtaatttgtcTTTAATTTGACTTGTCTATATGTGGTTTCAATTTTGATACTTTACCTATCCATGATTTCCTCCATTACTaatccgtaacccacctctccttCACCCATTACTCTAACACATAATATGTCAAAAACAAAAGTCCAAAGAAATCAAAACACTCCTCACTTCCAAAACTCACTCTCATCCAAGTTGCTTACCAAACTAAGACCCTAGATGCTACAATGCTAAAATGGCAAATTTGAGAATGCTGTCAAAGCACCATTTTATGTTGGTAGATATGTGGATTTTGTTGCATGGGTAATTAGCCATGGAGAACCATGGTACTTTGATCCTACGTAGGGAGACCTTCAACCAAATATTCATTTTGTGAACATTTTgtatgaaatccaaaaaatcaGCTAAACTAAAATCAACCCAGAATTTAGAAACTAAAAGCTAAAcccacaaaatcaaccaaaactcAAAGCTAATGACGGCCATGTTCTAATGTCTTTCTTACTGTATTTGGTGATAGCGTAGGGGAAGCCTTGCGCTTTATCTTTTCCTATTTGTCTCTTGAGTTGGCTCACTAGAGCAAGCTCAGGCGTTTGTTCCTTtctttatatttgtatatttgtatacGATTACTCTTTTACATTAATATAGTTCTGtctattatctcaaaaaaaaaaaaaaagtgaactcAGAATTTTTGAAcataaacccaaaccaaaaactaaacccaGAAATCTTGaagattaacaaaaaattaaacccataaattttgaacataACCCATAACCACTACAACCAAAgattaaaaccaaatcaaacacaccacaaatttctttttcaatcttttctatcctcttgACAGTTTTGTTTGGATTCATAGgcttgagatttgagaatgtTCTTATGATCCCCACTATCGAACTAGTCAAACAACATCAGCATCGTCACAGACGACGATGACGACGTCGTCTAGTAATTGGAGCTCGGCGCCTTAACGTAAATGCTGCCATTGTTGTCGTTTTTGTGGGTTTTACCATCAAATGAGAATGTGAAGGTCAAGGAAGGTGGGTCCTCGGATTGGGGCTCTTAGGCGTTGGCAATGGAAGTGAAGAGACAAGTTTGGATTTGGGATTGGGATGAgaatgttgtgaaaattttgggtttcttttgatGGGGTTTAAGGTTTTGATAATCAGTGAATTCGCCATTGAATTGGGATTTTGTTTTCTATGCTCTAGGTTTTGCTGGAAATGTGTTTGGGGTTTTGACTATTTTTACTTCCCAAAACCACTTTTGCATTTGCAGAGGAATTTTGCTCTTGGAAAAGCTTTGGGTTGGTCGGTCAGCTCAAGGTTTCGGCCTGTgttggatattgtttttgggttcaacttcctgtaatttttcatatttttgggtatgttcttcatgttcttcatgttcaagaTTTGAGTGAGGAGTGTTTTGATCTATTTGGGCTTTTGTTTTTAACATATTATGTGTTAGAGTAAAGGCTAAAGGAGAGATGGGTTACGGATTAGTAACAGAGGGAATCacaagtgggtaaagtgtcaaaattaaAACCACAGGTAAGCAAGtcaaattagaggcaaaccacatgtgggtaaagtgtaattatccctctaaaatattataaatgtgCATTTTTTCTTCTCACATAACTGTAggtttcattaattaaatttatgttgGAACCTataattcatgtgagaggggagaaattattaggtccaccAGAAGGACTATTGACGTGGTTCTCCCTAACTTCCAAACCAATAAAATGCTGTTATTTATGCGAATGTGACATCAtctggtaattttttttttttttttttttattccttgtgcTGATCAGAAAGCTTACATATATATTTGCATAGATGGCATCATCTCATTGATCAGGGAGGACCAAATCAACAGTCCTCCTagtgtaaataataatttctcgtgagaggggggagtacgtatttatggtactcccgaaatattcaataatttttcattgagTAGAATGGAAAATTAAAGAAGTTTTTACATGTAGATAGTTTAGTTACAACCTTAGTTGTAACTAGTGgttacaaatttatttaatttttatttttattgaatgtaaattttgacaaatttatcactgaattatattttcttctcataCCTTCCATGCTtgaaaaatttttagaaaatcaaaaatcaataactttgtcatcaatcaaatatgtaaatttctcaagtttttgcaatttaaaatcttgcataaaaaacaagtttatagattgaatagtaaataacatcaaattgacacaaaatATGACATGcgtattaaaaatataaagaatattcAATCCAACgattaaattttcaaagtttgcagttatattaattttttttagtgaatctTGTAACCACTGGTGAAgctagggggggggggggggggggcacgAGCTagcttttgaaaattttcatttacaaTAACTAATTTCCTTAATTTCAATCACAATATACTtgctgccccccccccccccctaaattttagaatttggccTCTCACAATGTAGAGTTTACACTTAAAACATTTATAACTGGCTCTCAACTTTTGAACTTGTCCcgaaaaacccaaat
It encodes the following:
- the LOC126732717 gene encoding patatin-like protein 3, which encodes MATGFAKGKMVTVLSIDGGGIRGIIPGTLLGFLESKLQEFDGPNARIADYFDVVAGTSTGGLVTAMLTAPDKDKRPMYAAKDIINFYLENCPKIFPQSRQKNFVSSVTSLFGAVVGPKYDGKYLRSLTNGLLGNLTVKQTLTDVIIPTFDIKLLQPVIFSTNDAKLNELKNARLADICIGTSAAPTFLPAHYFETKNAEEKTRSFDLIDGGVAANNPTMMAITQIRKEILMQSFELPDIKPMDYSKRMLVLSLGTGEAKHEEKYTAAKASKWGLLSWVYDNGATPLLDVYADASSDMVDIHVSTLFQAIGCKKNYLRIQDDTLTGDASFVDIATTENLQRLVEIGNELLKKPVSRVNLETGRFEKIEGEGTNEEALTYFAKLLAEERKLRQDK